A region of the Lycium barbarum isolate Lr01 chromosome 1, ASM1917538v2, whole genome shotgun sequence genome:
CCTGAGTCATAGCTTGGGGAACCGAGCATAGGATTTTGACCGGGCAAGGTAAGATATAGAGTTCAACCATTACGGAGGAATGCCAGAACTTTGCCAGCCGTTACTCAATCCTGATAATAGGCATATATTGGGTTTAATGAGAGCGTGATTCGTAGATCTTATTCCTTGAAGTGTAGGTATAAATCGGACCTTGCATTCTTGTTGAAGGGCATTCAAATTCTAACTAGTATACAAAGCGTCATACTCATACTTAGAAATTCTTGGAGTTCTTGGTCACTCTTAAGTTTCATTATATATTATTGCATTGCTCAATTCAACAGCTTTCTTGGCGGCTTTGGCAGCTTACAATGCCGGAATTTAGGCTGCTCTTGTTTACTTATTCAATTATTCAATTGTTGCTATTTTGTCGTTTAATCATATTGCTACATTACGTTTCTTATCTGTTAAATTTGGTCAACTCAATTCGCGTGTCCATAAATCATGTGTACAAATTTAACTATACCATTTTAGGGGTAAACATTTTCATAATTGAGGGACAGATATAAGCAATTTCACTAACAATAAGGTCATACTTAGTTGAGCCTAACAAAAATAAGCCATTTCACTAACAATAAGGTaatatttagagcctgtttggattaaCTCATTTTAGGTGCTTTTGAGTCAAAATGACTTGAAGCACTTTTGTAGTATTTGAGTAAGATAAAAAcgtgtttttaagccaaaataaaaaaattaagccAAAAACCGTTAGTTAGAATTGACTTATgcttataagcccatccaaaaaGGCTCTTGGTACCAAATTCGAAGGGAGGTCAAAAAGTTATCAATAATTAACCCAATTAATAGCCCATTATagtaaaaaaaacttaaaataacCCCACTTTTTTTAAAACAACCAAGTTTAAACTTACTAGCCTACTGAATTTCTTTTTTTATCCAACCCTAAGACCCTTTCTTTGCTCGATGTTTCTCTCTTTTGATGCCTCTTTCTTTAGCTCTTCAAAATAATTGTTCATCCACAAAGTTGAAAAAGAATATCTACCCCAACACTTGGATCCACATTACCAAAATATAAAATCTATCTCAGCCATCAGTTTTTTACCAAGAAGAATTGTTCTTTTCTGATATGAAACTACGAAGAGTCCATAACTAAGATTGTTACAGTGCTTAGTTGTTCAGTGAAAGTGTTTAACTTTTCAAATAGTTTATCACTTCAATTACACATCTTCGACCATTAGGCATTatcctatcttcttcttcttcttcttcttcttcttcttcttcttcttcttctttttttcagattcaccttttttttcttcaaatccGCAATCAATGTGGTTCTAGATTAATATTCGTGTATATTCATATGATAATGTATAATTAGTTTATACACTGATTATATATTaattatacattgattatacaaATTACACATTAAATTTTAAGATATATAATCACTGGTTACTCTTGTATAATCATTTTATACTCTATGTATAGTGTTTATATGCCAATTATATGTCATTTATACATGTTACCtattttgattttcaaaataatgaatttagtaaaaataaaaaatacattttCCAGCaagttattttcttttttttcatttgagTGAATCACAATTATGTTTTAATTTCATTTTGATTGATCAAATCTGGGTTACCAAGAAATTGAAAGAAGCATGCTTTTTATCCGGCTAAAACATTATAAGTTTATTAGAGTAATATAGAGTTTAGGGCTAGGCTCAGAAAGAAACATTAATTGGCGGTTATTTGTGTTTTTTCCCCCAAAGTTATCGTATAGTTGAGGGGCATTTTTGCCTTTTTTTCTTATTCGTGTTAAGTTTACCCGCTATTTTGTTTTTGCCCAAACCCAAGCCTTAACcctcgtttggccataaatattattcactttattccagaattttttttcacttttttctggaatcaacgtttggccatgaaaattttaaatacaacttgaagttatcAAGTTGTATTTCGGaatatcaaaaactcaaaaaacttattttttaaaagaatttcactttttttacttttttacaaTTACttttcaccaaaaactataatttcaaaaattatgaccaaacacaattcaaactccaactccaaaattaaaaaaaaatatttttttttagtgtCTATGCACAAACGGGGCCTTATAAACTCAAGTGGGAAACTTTGGTTTCTTTATACAGTAGCGCACGCAGTCGGAAAAAGAGAGTAATTTTTCCCGCCATGGTATCAATGGAAGTGGATTCAGAGAAGAAGCCTCTCCAGCGAAAACAATGCCTTTACCAATCTTTCGTATGAATGATTCCTCCTCCTTCATCCTTCTTTGGTTTTCAATTCGAGCAAATATCTCTTCTTGTTTtcaattttatgatttgattaatTTGACAAAACAGGACGAGGGTTTTGGGATTGAGAAGGAGGTGTACAGAGGTCAACAGTACAGCCAAATATACTTTGCGAGGCTCCATTTGATGCGTACTCTCCTTTACTCTCTCATTCCCAACTGGAAACCCCATTTACCTGGTAATTACCCTTTACCCCCCTTCCTTCTTTTACCTCATTtacattttttctttaatttggtcTGCTGGCTTTTTCATAATTTTAGTTTCCACTTGTGTTTCATTAATCTGGTGATTTTGGTGGGTGCTACAATTTAAAACACAACTGCAAGGCTGATTTTTGTAAGGCAACAAATTATACAGTTTTACGAATAAAATGCACAGGTGATCCTTACATGTTGCAAATACCAAAATCTTCATTCTCTGAGTTTCAAAATTTTCAGCTCCCCCATTTTGGTAACCAATTCATCCTATTTTCTGTTGCCTTATCTCCCTTGTTTATGTTTAATTATCTAACTGTAGCTTTTGGTGATCCTATGGTGATTTTATCTTCAAAAAGTGGCTAAATTTATTCCTCAGAACACAAGGTGGAAACTCAAGAAAGAGAAATCTGGGATTTCCACTTGTTACTGTAGCATCATTTAGAGCTGGCTTATTGTTGCTTAGAACATTTACAGTATCAAATATTAGATTTTTCCTTGTGTTTTGTTTCCTTCATTACTGTATCTGTTTGCAGTCTGTACTGTTCTGAGATTAGAGGAAGGCAAAGAATGCATTATTGTTGGGACTCTCTACAAGCACATGAAGCTTAAACCTTCTATTCTTGATGAGTACTCTAAGGAGGTATAAAACATTGATCACACAACATGTTGATTTTCCTATCTAATGTTTTAGAACCTTTCTTGTGCAAACATCTCCCTTCTTTAAGCAATTAATAATCAAACTTGGTTGTACAGCGATCTGCTTCACCGCTTGTACAGCGTCATAACTTTACGCATCCAGATGATAGTTTAGTTCTGGAAGATGAAAGCGGAAGAGTCAAACTAAGCGGTTCTTTGCTTTTGCCGTCTACATATGTAACAGGTGAGTAGCTTTAGCTCAATCCTGTCATTTGGTTGGACTGTCGTGTAACTGATTTTGGTTGTACGATTTGCTTTTTAGCTTTTTTCTAATGACATTTTTGGCTGAAGATGTAGTCATTGACTGACGTTGCTTTTTCTCCCTTTTGCATGGGTAAGTTAGTTGGCCCATGAAATGAATTGCTTTTATATATGTGAATGTTTCGTAGGTaatattattgcattgcatggAAAAGAAACTAGTGCTGGTGACTTTTTGATTGAAGATATTCTAGAGGCTGGCCTACCACAGCAAATAGAGCGACCAATTCAATTAGGTACCTAACTTCTCCGTTTTTAGTTGTCAATGCCATTATCTCGTGATCTGTGCTTATGTTCATCGAATACTGCATCTATACAGGCAGCATTTTTTCATTTTAGATTTCTGATTGGCACACCTGGGGCCATCATATAAGTTTCTGCACAAAAAGTTGAGCTAAAAATTACTTTATTTTAGCCTACTCTTTCTCCTAAGATTGTTTTGTTGAAACCTATGCTTTATTGTATGAGAACAATGTAAATTTCAATAGTGGAAATAGATCAGATCCTGTTCAACACATCATTTAAGCTTGGCATATTTGATTTTAAAATTCTGGCCATTTTTGTCTAGTTAAGTTTATTTCCTTTCACGTCTCTAATATCTTGCTGGACCTTCACTTTCTACAAGGTCCCCTTACTACTCAGTCACTTCTCTGTATTACGGTAGCTACTTCACGTGTTGCTGACTCAATTATAAAGAATATATCTGTTTCTTAGACAGCATCAGTAAACAAGGTGTCTTGATTTTCTTGTTGTTAATGTCTCATCTATGTATGGGATCATTTCTGAATTTTCATCACCCTGTCCATGTGAACTATGAAGCTCAGTGGAATTGCATAATCAATTAAATATGATTCTTTTTCATAACTAAAAGGTTGTTAGACAAGGAAAGAGTATTTTTTTTccagttccttttttttttcctggaaCATAACCAGACATCTTCTGTTGGATTTAACAGGTGAAGATAAATATGTGGTTTTCATATCTGGTTTGAGTGTTGGGAGAAGCTCTTCTAATCCTCTCCAGTTTCAACTTTTTGTTGACCACATTACTGGACATTTAGGAGATGAGAAGGTTCAAAAGTATTCTATGCTTTACTTTCTACTAATAAATATTCGATACATGGCAATCTAGCTAATATTATGCTATCCTGTAAATGTGCCACTTGAAAAGGAACAAAATATTGCAGCTCAAATAGTTCAAGTTGTTATTGCTGGAAACTCTGTTGAAGTTCCTCATGGACTTCTCAATGGACAGGTACTAATCTTTACTTTTGTCCTTTTAGCAAACTTCTGACTACCCATCCCTTATCCATCCATTATCTTTTCCCATGTATACCTCAGAGAATTGTTACCTCTCATTATAGAGGAGGATTTTTTGCAGTCACATTCCAGAATTGCTAACACTTCTCTCTGGCTCAAACATGTTGATAAAAACAGGAGGAGCATTTTGCTGTTCCAGATGTAGATTAAATACCAAAAAGCATATTTGAGCAATTTCTTGTTTTAATGCGTCAATTCAAATGCTCTGTGATTATAAGTGCTACATTAATTAGTCTGGTTTTGCTCATTAGAAAATGGAAAAAATGAACGCAGCAAGAAACAACACTAGTAACTGGTTGGTGTCAAGACTTCTTGTTGCACTTGCATTAGATCCAGTTTTCTCCAGTCGTTCAGTTTAGTTAGAAACCTCTATGTCAGTGTAGGGTTAAATGAGATTTAGAGAGACTATATAGTTTTAGAGAGCCCTAATTTACTTAAAGACAAATAATTTAGTTTTAATGAATTGTTCCGAAATGGTTCCAAAGGATCCTTACTTATGAATAGGGGAACTCCCATTCCTTCACTGACATCAGTCCACGGTAAAATGGTCTAACTAGACATTATTTCCACTGTTCCTCCTATTCCCAAGTTCTTCATTCGTTATTCACATTTTCTATTTATACAATAGCCTGAGAAGATTAATAACCTTTTCGATCTCTCAGTCCGGAAAGTTTCTCCTAACATATACCTAAACTGTATATTCAATAGAATTTTCCATCTGCCTTTGCCGACAAGATATTTTAACAGACTCAAAACCAGTACATAAAAGTATGTGTTGGCGCAATCTTTGATTCTACATCGGATATTGCTATAAAACTTCTCCTACACTTTCATATTGCTTTTCAAAAGAGCTACCTTATATGGTATACTAAACTTGCTGATATCCAATCTTCTTGTGGAGTGCCATCTTTTTCTGTGATAACACTTCTCCATAATACTGGCTCTTCCACTTCAAACCTCCAAATCCATTTACCTAGCCCTGTTGAACACCCTCAAGTCCTTGAAGTTACataatttttctttcttctctagtgATTCAAATTAGATGTAAGACTTTGGTTCAGCTATTCAGCTAAATCATTATTTACATTAAGGTATTATATGGTGAAGGAGAATGTTGGAAACAcaggagagagagaggggggggggggggggttatatgCAAATAAAATTTAGTCGACTTAGTCTGATTAAGCCGATTTTATACTGAGGTTCAAGAACTGCAGAAGATACTGGTTATTTATTCAAATTAAGTAAGTAAAAATATGTGGAAATATACCTGGACAACAAAAAATATGTAGAAATAGAAAGAGACAAGGAACTTTATGCTTTTTCAGATCACAACTGTGTGCCTAGTCTAGTTCCCTTGGGTCACAAGTGAGTTATATTTAGAGCACTTCgaggattttttttaatttgacgACAACTTGGATGGTTTTCTAGTGCTCACCACCAACATGACTAAGTTGGTTTTCACTCAATCACCATTAATGTTCACCATCATTTAGTTTTCACTCGATCACCAACAACGAACACACCCTTCAGTTTTCACTcgattaccaaaaaaaaaaaaaaaagaaatccaCACAAACCGCTTTCTTTTTTTCTCACTTTGTACGTCACTACAGTGTTAAAATGTATTTAGAAGCACAAGAGAGTTTTCTGGAGTAAGCTGTGTACTTTATGTCGTTGCCGATTCTCTTTTATACCCCTTTTCTAAGATCTTCCTCTTGAATTTTCTGACTGTTAGTCCTCATTAATTTTACCGGTTTCTTGCTTTGGAAATCAGTATTTGACTTGCTTGATTACATTTGAGATTCCTTGTATGATCCTTGTCTTTGATTATGGTCCAGCGCCCTTTTTGACTTTGTACTCAATCCTGAATGTAGTCTTGGTTCAACCTTGATTTGGCCTTTGGGAAAAAGGGTCTCCTTTAAAGTGCTCATAGACATAGCTTCCACTGGAAAGAAGGAAGCCTTGTATTGAAGATCTGCCCTTTTTTCAACTCCTAGAATCAAGGCCTTCTATCCTGTGTTGCCATATTCAGAAGATGTTTCTTCCTTGAGTGAGGGCTTCTCAAATATTCCCTTTGTAGGAGTGATCTTTTCTTCATTGAATTTTGGCAGTTTCATCTTCCCCCTTCTTGGAAGTGGTTTGCCTTTCACAAGTCCATCTCCTTTGGACAAGTAAGGCTCATATTCTTGTACATCTTGAATTCCTTGCACCATATCTTCATTGTATATTTTTGTTCTTGCATCAACGATCGACTTCATTAGTGACTGCACGTTGTTATTCAAATATATCTGTCATCATGGTAGTTAACAAATATGACAGTGAACttcattaaaaaaacaaatattaCAGTGAAGTATCCAGAACTAAAGTCCAATAATCACAAAAAAAGCCCCCAGACACATTTCTCGAGACAATGTTCCAGAATCAGAAATGGAAGTCTGTTCCTAGTCCGGTGATCATTCTAATCATGGGAAAACATCTACCtttcttttctcttccttttccctcttttttctctcttctttcagACTTGACGGGAAAATGGCATTTATTTTGCAATGGGTTTCAAGTCGTATGACATAACAAGATCCTCAGGGACAACAGAAACATGGTATGAGTGGACAGAGAGAAGCAACAACTTCATCATAAGAACAACCTTCAGCAGGAAGACAATGGTTTGGATTGCCCAGATCTTGAGAGAGGCATCCAAGGTGAATGTAATATGGTAAGAAGATGGAAGAGACAGTGACAAGCTCTCTGAGATGTTTTGCTTAAGAAACTACAACAGGTTTGGCCGGTATATTAGTCTCATTAATATACAGGGAAAAGAGGTCACTTTTAATAATTCCTTAGCTGACATTTAACTCAGGGTGGAATTCCATAGCTGACAAGCTGGGGAGGTTCATTAATATCCATGGACATGATGAGATGGTAGTTGAGCCTAGATTGATTGAGAACATTCCTTATGCAGAACATTCCTTGATATTGGAAAGGCCTATGACGACGTCAATTGGGCTTTTCTTATAATAATTCTGAGGGACGTCGGTTTTAGCAACAAGTGGAATCAATTGGATAAGATTCTACATATTCAATGTGAAATTTTCTCTTAATTAATGGAAGTTCTGAAGGTTTCGTCCAATCTCACGGGGGATTAAGGCAGGGTGACCCTATGTCACCCTTTCGTTTTATACTATCCATGGAGGACTTAACCACATGATCAGAAAAACCAATACTAATGGGTGGATTAGGTTCGGTGCCCAATGTAACAGAGGTGATTACATGGAGATAACACACTTACTATATGCAGATGATTCTTTGGTCTTTTGTGAGGCTAACGTGGACCTAATCAGGCATTTAAGGGCAATATTGACCATCTTTGAAGCTATCTTTGGCCTCCTTGTTAACTGGAATAAGAGTTTCTTATATCCAGTTAACCAGGTGGATGATTTACAGAACTTAGTTGGGAATCTGGACTATCAACTTGGGTCCCTCAAAGTATTTGGGAATACCCTTGGGTGCTAAGAATAAAGCAGATGAGATGTGGAAGGAAGTTCTGGAAAGGTGTGACAAAAAGTTGGCAAGATGGAAAAGTCGATATCTATCTCTAGGGATAGACTGACACTTATAAATTCAGTAATGGATGTCTTTCCCACCTATATGATGTCTCTGTTTTCCTATTCCTAGGATAATAGAGAAGATCAACAGACTGAGAAGGGATTTCCTCTGGCAAGGTAACAAAGATAAGAGATGTTATAATATGGTGAGATGGGATATTCTGACACTTCGCAAAAAGCAAGGTGGTTTGGGAATCAAGAACCTCAGAATCCACAATCATAGTCTACTTCAAAAGTGGATTTGGAGGTTTTCTACTGAGGATAGGGCCTTCTGGAAGAGATTCATCACTCAGAAGTATGACTTGATGAACCAATTGATTAACTAAAAAGGTGAAGACTACTTATGGCTACAGTGTTTGGAAGAGCATTTGAAGGCTATGACCTGATTGCAGTGGTAACATGAGCATAACGGTTAGTGATGGTGTTTAAACTTCTTTCCGGGAAGACTGCTGGATTGAGCAAAATAATCTTAAAACTCTTATTTCATGACTTATATCCTATTAGTCTCCAAAAGGATGCTAAAGTTTCCAAGGTTTGGACTGAGCAAGGTTGGGACCTAATGTTCAGGAGGATCTGAATGACTGGGAAATTGGAAGTCACAAGTATGGCTTAGGTTCTGACTACTTTCACACGAACCTCAAATGTTCTAGACAAGCCAGTTTGGAAGTTGTTTAGTAAAGGGTTTTTCATTGTTAAATCAGAGTAATGGAAATCTGGAACAAGAACAAAGTTGATTCTTTGACAATGGTTTGGCCTTGGAAGCTTATTTGGAAAGTCAAAAAATTCCACTTACGGTTCATGTTTTACTTGGTTGGTCACAAGGAAGGCTTGCCTAACATGAGATTTTACAAAGAAGAGGTCTTCAGATTTTCTCAAGATGCCTACTCTGTGGGAAAAATGCAGAAAGTAATGAGCATTTGTTCTACGTTGCAAGACAACTGCAAATTTGTGGCGCTTGTTCTTTGTATCTTAGGAGTGAGTGGGTGCTGCCTAACACTACTCTAGAACTTTTGTGCGACTGGTAGGAAATTGGAAGAAGAGAGGCAGAGGAAGATTGGTGGCAGACCATCCCATCGTGTATATGGTGGACAATTTAGAAGGAGAGAAACACAAGATATTTTGAAGATAAAAGCAGCTCCATCCAGAAAGTGAAAACGAACTGCCtgagcctctttttttttttttttttttttggtgtaaacaagATTTGGGGGAAATAGGAGATTTGGTAGATTTTATAGGCAAAGTGTAAAGAATGTAATTAGTCAGGTACAATCCCCTTCCTTTTTTGGCTCTGTGGTAAAGGCTTTCATCAGCACCATGCTAATTTTTTTGATATGAATACAAGTTATCTCTTTCTAGAAAAACAAACAATACAGTGACGTAGAAAGTTGAAAATGTTCCAGTAATAGTTACTTATTAAGAATACAAAATTAGGTCTTGattctattattgttattaagtTAGCTGCATTTGGATCTTGAATCTGTTGAACCTTTGATAGTTGCGCAAATTGATACTTACTCAAAAGATTCAAGATATTAGTATGTAATTAGTACATGATCATTTTAGTGGACTCATGTCTTCGGTTCATTAGATTTTTGCTCTAGTCTTCTGAAGATTTTTAGCAAGAAGAAAGGGCTTCTtgtatttctgaatgaatatacaatccataagaatgagtacttatacatgagttctaagactaaataaggaaagacaatattacacaatcaattcctaatcatttacatcaatacaatatattcctaaaattaagctatcaatcttaatcatcaatatcaaatcaacatctcaatcttaatcattaataccaaatcaacaCTCCCCTTCAAGTTGGTGCAAAGATGTCGCACATGCCCAACTTGCAAACCAGTGTATGAAAAGTCCGTTTGTTGAGGCCTTTAGTAAACACATCAGTTAGTTGTTTTTCTGATGACAACTGACAAAGAATCTCCTAGAAGGAGGGTGATAACATTTGTACCCTTTCTGTGTTGGAGAATACCCAATAAAGACACATTTAAGAGCTCCAGGTTCAAGTTTCCCAGAGTTCCTAGCGTGAACAAAGCAAACACACCCAAATATCTTTGGAGGAACAGTATAGTCATTTTTATCCTTTAAAGCTTCTAAAGGACTCCGGAAATTAAGAGTTTTAAGTGGCATTCTATTGATGAGGTAGGCAGCTACTAGAATGGCATCCCCCCAGTAAGGCTTCGGCAGATTCATGGTAAACAAAAGGGATCTTGCTACTTCTAACAAATGCCTATTTTTTCTTTTAGCAACCCCATTTTGTGCACTAGTATAAGGACAACTAGTTTGATGGATTATCCCAAAAGACTCCAAGTAAGCTCCAAAAGTTTTATCCATGTATTCTGTGCCATTGTCAGTTCGAAATATCTTTATCTTAGCCTCAAACTGAGTACAAATCATCTTATGAAATGACTTAAAACAGGAGAAAACTTCACTTTTGGCTTTTAACAGCTATACCCATGTCATTCTAGTGCAACAATCGATAAAAGTAACAAACCATCGACTACCAGACAAAGAAAGTGTTTGAGTAGGACCCCAGACATCAGAATGAATAGTCGAAAAGGGAATTGTGCTTTTATTGTCACTCAGAGGATAAGAGTTTTTAGTGTGCTTGGCATATTCACATGCATCACAAGACAAAGATTCAAACTCAGTTCTAGAAAATAAACCAGGGTATAacttttttaaagcaaaaaaagatGGGTGTCCCAACCGTCTATGCCATTGTATTATTTCTCGGTTGACATCCTTATTTCCTACAAAAAAGGCCTGACCAGAGTCTCGAGTTCCATCGATCAAATATAAGACATCATGCAATCTACCACTGCCAATCTTCTTCCCTGTATGAAAGTCTTCAAAAACACAATAATCAGGAAAGAATCTGACACTACAATTTAGTTCTTTGGTGATTGCGCTAACAAATAATAGGTTAATAGGAAAATCATGCACATGAAGAATGGATGATAAGGTAATATCAGGAGTACAATAGATTGAACCTGTTCCAGAGACAGGGGTTAGGGAGCCATTGACTATTCTGACATAATCCCCTTTGGGACTAGGAGAGTAATTTTGAAGGCCTTTAGAAGAGCCTGTCATGTGTCTATTCGCACCAGAATCAATAATCCAACAATTAAGCTGAGCATTAAAAGCAATACCTGACTGCACATAATTGGGGCTAGCAACACTAGAAGAGTCAAGTTTGTTCAGAAGACGGCGAAGATGTTGAACTTCATCTTGAGACAAAGTCTCTCCAGAAGTAGTGTCACCATATTATCTGGATGGGAAGGGTTAGAATAGGCCTACGACCCGagaactggaaaaaaaaattccagaaaaaaaAGCGCCGGAAAGTTGGCTGCCACGCTGGAATCCTAATTCCAGTGATCGGAAAAAATCAAAACTGATAGGGATAGGCTCAGAATGTTCCAGCGACCCCAACAGAGAAAAATAATCTAGAAACGAACTGAACGGGAGGAGTTTTTGGTGCGGACAGCCACAAAGAGATAGAAAAACTCGACCTCTTTGATTAAACACGGAACCCTAGTGCTGCGAGGGAGAAAACTCACCTCAAAAAGGCAgcaatggctctgataccatgaagatttttagcaagaagaaagggcttcttgtatttctgaatgaatatacaatccataagaatgagtacttatacatgagttctaagactaaataaggaaagacaatattacacaatcaattcctaatcatttacatcaatacaatatattcctaaaattaaactatcaatcttaatcatcaatatcaaatcaacatctcaatcttaatcattaataccaaatcaacaTCTTCCCcttaaaaaaatgataataaaagtTCTTTTTCCATGTGCTGCAAATTCTTTAATTTGAATTAGCTCGGAACTGCAGATGACTAGTTTCCATCTCCATCAAGATACTAACAAAACTTGATTGTGTTGCAGAATTTGGGTTCAAAGGACCAGTCCAGATTGTTTGAGCCGATTAAAGAGCTTGATATTTTGTTAACTCAGGTTTCTTATCCTAAATTGGAACCAATATGCTAGTGCAAACTGTACAATATAGGTTCAGAACGTGATTCTTCTCCTTGTACAGATTGCAGCAAGTATACCTTTGGATATAATGCCAGGGTCCAGAGATCCAGCAAATTTTGCCCTGCCACAGCAGGTGTTTCTTGCTTCGCCCATGTTTGAATACTACCAGTCAGAGCATTTCCTTAAGTCATTTTCTTTAGATTTTCAGAGGTTTAATTGGTTATCAGTGATCATCTGTAAAATTTCAGCCTCTCCATAGAATCCTTTTCCCTGGATCATCAGCTTATAACACTTTCAGATCTTGCACGAATCCACATTGCTTTGAACTTGACAACATCAGGTAAGATTCAATAGTTGATCAGTTATGTTTTAAAGAAATTTGTTCATTGTTCATATGGTTATTGCATGATCTTCAGGTTCCTAGGTACATCTGGTCAAAATATTGATGATCTTGGCAAGTATTCGGAGGCAAACAACAATATTGAATTTATGGAGAGGACATTGAAGTGGAGACATCTAGCACCAACAGCACCAAACACCCTTGGTCAAAACTTTTTGCCTTTGCTACGCTTGGAAATTCTTATGATTGTGGTTTCCATGCCTAAAGATTTCTACTCTACCCAGTATATTTTTTGGATTTTACAAATTCATGCTTTTAGATTGCAAATCGAGTTGATGACACAGACTATATGATCTTGGAAAAGAAAGAGCTATAAAAAGGACCATTTTTGTTCTTTGAAGGGTTTACACTTCAATTTGATTGCATATATTTCTTCTAGCTAGTTGGCATATTCATCCCATTACATTTGCAGGGTGCTATCCTTTCA
Encoded here:
- the LOC132635803 gene encoding DNA polymerase delta small subunit, whose protein sequence is MVSMEVDSEKKPLQRKQCLYQSFDEGFGIEKEVYRGQQYSQIYFARLHLMRTLLYSLIPNWKPHLPVCTVLRLEEGKECIIVGTLYKHMKLKPSILDEYSKERSASPLVQRHNFTHPDDSLVLEDESGRVKLSGSLLLPSTYVTGNIIALHGKETSAGDFLIEDILEAGLPQQIERPIQLGEDKYVVFISGLSVGRSSSNPLQFQLFVDHITGHLGDEKEQNIAAQIVQVVIAGNSVEVPHGLLNGQNLGSKDQSRLFEPIKELDILLTQIAASIPLDIMPGSRDPANFALPQQPLHRILFPGSSAYNTFRSCTNPHCFELDNIRFLGTSGQNIDDLGKYSEANNNIEFMERTLKWRHLAPTAPNTLGCYPFTDRDPFYVETCPHVYFVGNQNKYESRLIKGSEGQMVRLICIPRFADTGVAVVLNIRNLECHLLSFATQIHL